The DNA window TCGAGAGGCGGAAAGATCGCAGGCCACTGCGGTGATTTCAAGCCTGTCAATGGGGCAGGTCCGGAGAGGAGATCTTCGAGCGCCTTCAGGCCCGGCATGTCGATACTGCTATCGAAACTCGTTGCGGTGGGACCGTAGAGTTTGGCAACCGCGCGGACGCCAAGCGCTTCTCCGATGTTGCGTACCAGCGGGTCGGCAATGCTGGAATTGTACTGGACCCAGGTGAACCAGGAGGCGTCCCAGACCTGCGGGAAGCGCACGGGCGAGTTGCCCTGGGCGAAGTTCTTTTCGTTCTGCATGTCCATGGCGAAGACCTGATTGCCGATGCGCGTGAGCGCGTCTGTGCGGCCGAAACCCGCGTCGTGCGGATAGACATTGCCGCGAGTGACCGCAGAGAGTTCCGCCTTGGCCCGCTTGAGGAAGGCTTCGAAGCCAGTGCGCAGTTCCTGTTTTGCCGTATCGCTCGGATGATCGCCAAGGACCCGTCTCTCAAAACGCCCGTAGCGGCCGGGATAGGATTCCGTGAGGAGGAGCGCAATGCCGAGAGCTTTTTGGAACTCGGTCGGCTGGATCATCGCGACGCCGCCCTCAATGCGCACGGCGTGGGTGTTGTAGTGTAACTCGCCGGTGTGGCAGGCGGCGCAGTTGAGGCCGACAACCGTATAGTTCTTACCGGAGTCGGGATCGTGGAAGTTTACATCACGAGCGAAGCCAATGGGCAGGCCGTCCGGATTGTACTTGCTGTCCTTCGGGCTGGGGAGAAAACCAAAGCGGCCGAGATAGCTCTGGGTTGCTAGCAAGTCGCAGCCAAAGGGAGACAGGCAGGGCTGTTCGAGCGCAAGGAACCAGGCGTAGGGGACGAGTCGTGTGCCCTGACTGATGTGGTGGAACTGCTGTTGCTGGTCTGGGCTCCAGCCTTGTTCGAGATGGACGATCTCACCGGGAGCCTGGTAGGCGGGTGCGACGACGCGAAGCCGCTTGAGTTGCGGATAAGCGAACACAGCCAAGACAATTCCGATTGCCAGTAGGAGCCAGCCTAACTTTTTCCACATAAATCCTCCCTATCTTAGCCGTCTGTTGTACGTGCGAGAAAGTGGGGCAAAACGGATCAGGCTAAGTGACGGGTCCGGGGGTAAAAGGTGCGAGGGCATTCTGCAGCCCCCAGTGCTCAGCCCAGGACTTCTTCCGCCCGCTGGCCATCTCGAGGATGAGATGAAACAGGCTCCAGCCTGCGGATTCGATGGTGGCCTCGCCGGAGGCAATGGGACCGGCATCGAAATCGATGAGATCCGGCCAACGTTCCGCAAGCGCGGTACGCGAAGAAACCTTCAAGACCGGCACCAGTGCGAGGCCATAGGGGGTGCCTTCGCCGGTGGTGAAGACATGCAGATTCATCGACGCCAATTGCTGGGTGCCGCAGATGAAGTCGCTGGCGGGAGTAGCGGCAAAGACAAGGCCCTTCGCCGTGACCTTCTGGCCATGTGAGGCCACTGCATGGATCGCTCCCGAACCGGACTTCGCAATGCTGCCCAGGCTCTTTTCGACAATGTTGACCAGGCCGCCGCGTTTGTTGCCGGGCGTCGTGTTGGCGCTGCGGTCGGCGCCGCCACGGGCAAGGTATTCGTCGTACCAGCGCATCTCCTCAATCAGCTCGCGGGCGACAGCAGGAGTGGCACAGCGCGGCGTCAGCAGGTGGATGGCGTCGCGTACCTCGGTGACTTCGCTGAAGAGCACTGTGGCTCCGGCGCGCACGAGCAAATCCGCGGCATAGCCGACGGCGGGATTGCAGGTGACTCCCGAGAAGGCGTCGCTGCCGCCGCACTGGAGGCCGACAATCAGATCGGAGGCAGGAAGCGTGGTGCGTTGGCGGCGGTTGAGCTCGGCAAGGCGTCGCTCGGCTGCCTCCATGAGGGTTGAGACGCTTGCGCCGAAGCCCTGCTGGTCTTGCAAACGAATCAGGTTGGGCTGGACATCGTAGGTGGGCAACAGCCGGATGGGCTGGAGCTTCTCACAACCGAGGCTGACCACCAGCGGAGCACCGGCCATGTTCGCGTGGCGGCTGATGTGGCCGAGGGTGGCGATGGGAATCCTGGCGCCCGGTGCTTCAATGGCAACGCCACAGCCGTAGTTGTGGGTGATGGCGACGGCATCGTCGACATTCGGAAAGCGGGGCAGCAATTCGGCGCGAATCCGCTGGATCGCATAGTCGACGGTAGGCGCGACACATTGCACGGTGGTGGTGATGCCGAGAATATTTCTGGTGCCGGCGCTGCCGTCGGCGTTGCGGTAGCCCGCAAAGGTATAACCCTCGAGTGGCGCGAGTGGTGCAGGCACTTCTGTGGCCAGCGGCAATGAATCAAGATCAGGGGCCGCTGGCATGTCGACAATATCCTCTCGGACCCAGGATCCTGCGGGGAGATCCCGCTTGAGGTGGCCAATGATCTGGCCATAGCGGAGAATCGGCTGGCCCTGGGCAAGGTCTAGAAGCGATACCTTATGGGCCTGCGGGATGGCTTCGCGCAAAACGAAGCCATCGGCGAAGCGGGCGCCAGCGGCAAGCCCTTCGGGGTTCACAATCACGGCGACGTTGTCGCGGGGGTGTACTTTGACAAAACGGGGCGTCAATCCGTTAGTCTAGACCCATGTCTATCACCCGACGCAGCATTTTGAGTTCTTCCACGATGGTGTTTGCTCTTCAGGGGGCAGCTCCAGCAGCCAGTATCAAAGACACAGTCAATGTCGGATTCATCGGAAGCGGAATTCGGGGCAAGCAATTGATTGACGAGTTTAAGGCAGTGCCGGGAATGCGGGGTGTCGCGGTTGCGGACCTCTATGACGGCTGCCTGGTGCGCGCCCAGGAGCAGTTTGAAAACAAGCTGGTGACCTCGAAAGATTACCGCACCGTGCTGGACAACAAAGACGTGGACGCCGTGGTGATTGCGACGCCCGATCATTGGCATGAGCGCATCACTCTCGATGCTTTATCGGCGGGCAAGCATGTCTATGTCGAGAAGCCGATGACCTGGTCGATCTCCGAAGGGCCGCGGATTATCGAGGCCGTGAAGCGGAGCGGGAAAGTGTTGCAGGTGGGTAGCCAGGCGAAGACGTCCACCTTGACGGCCAAGGCGAAGGAGTTGATCGCTGGCGGCGCCATCGGTAAGGTGAACATGATCCGGATGGGCAATCACCGGAACAACGCCGAGGGGGCCTGGGAGTATCCGATTCCGCCCGATGCCTCTGAGAAGACGATCGATTGGCCGAAGTACCTGGGTAGGGTTTCAAAGCGCCCCTTTGATGCAAAACAGTTCTTCCGGTGGCGTTGCTGGTGGGAATTCGGCAGCGGCGTGGCAGGCGATCTGTTTGTGCACCAGTTGACGCAGATGCACGAGTACATGGGCGTGCGCGCGCCGAAGTCGGCGGTGTCCCAAGGCGGCATTTTCCGTTGGAACGATGGGCGAACTGTGCCCGATATCATGAACAGCCTGCTCGAGTATCCCGAAGGCTTTCTGGTGGACGTCTATGTGACCCAGGCGAATTCCTTCCAGCCGCGCGGGATTCTCGTCATGGGCGACAAGGGTACGCTGCAACTGGAGAATTCGCGCATCACGCTGACCCAGGATTCGAAGCCGACCGAAGCCCAGTTTTACGGCAGTGCGAACTTTCCCAAAAAGCTGCGGGACGAGTATCTGGCCCAGTTTGCCAACGAGACCAGGCCGGAACGGGTGGCGCCGCAGGAGATTGCCGTCGAGCGAGGGCCGTCGCATAATTCGTTCTTTATCGATTCGATTGTGAATTCAAAACCCAGCCGTGAGAACGCCGAAGAAGGGCATCATGCGGCTGCTGCGGCACATCTGTGTAACATTGCGTTTCGCAAGGGAACGCGGGTGACCTACGATCCGGTGGCTTCCCGCGTCCGTTCATAGAGAAAACCGGCAAGATTCGATAACTGCCAGGCCCCAAGCAACAGCATGCGGTGGACGGCAGACAAGAAGGGCATTTCCCGGAATGGCGCCGAGAGCCATTCCCACGCGCTGGTGTGCATCCCGATGTCGCGGTGATCATTGCGGCGGTGGAACATGGCGGCGCCGCGTCCATAGTTGAAATGAACGCGGCAGAAGCGGCGGAGGGTCATTGGGTGGGAGTGATGAATGATCGCCTCCGGGACATAAAGCAGCGGAAGACCGGCGGAGTACCAGCGTTCGCAGAGGTCGCGGTCTTCGGCGGCGGCAAGAGGATAGGTCTCGTCGAATCCGTTCATGCGGTGGAAGGTTTCGGCCGCCATCGCGATGTTATTGGAGGCGAAAAAGCGGGCCTTACCGGGCACGGAATTGTAGTGAGCGTAAACGATGTCGACGATGGATTGTGCCGCGGCGGAGTAGGGATTGTTGCTCAGCCGGTTTAGGACTTTTCCACCGGCCATGACGCCCGGAGCCTCGTGCACTTTCGTGACGAGGAGACGGATCCAGGACGGGTCCGCCTCACAATCATCATCGGTAAAGAGCAATACTTTGCTGACCGCCTGGCGCGCGCCCGCATTGCGGGCCTTCGCCGGGCCACCGTGCGGAACACGGAGCAGCGTCAGGTGGAACTGGCTGCGGAAGGGGGCCACGACCTCCTCGAGCGGCGTTTCTCCTTCATCATCGACGATGATGACTTCAAAAGACGTGAAGTCCTGCTGTACCAGCGAGGCAAGGCAGCGGGCCAGGCGGTTGGGCCGGTTATAGGTCGGGATGATGAGGCTAGCTTCCACCGGAATTCTTTTCCAGGATATATCCATCGCCCCAGTCGAGTTTCCGGGCGATCTTAAATAGCTTAGGGTAGCGCTTGGTGACCGTCAAAACGCCGCGTGCCGGAGCTTCGCAGAGTTCGAGATCGATGCGTCCGGGATGAGTGACCGGGTGGCGAATGATCCGTGGCGCACCCACCGGGAGCGCGCCGCGCCATGCGGCAAGGTAGCTGAATTTTTCGTCTTCATAGCCGAGCGTGCCCCCTTTGAGACGGCGGTGGAGCGCACTGCGGTTGAGGCGCGCCGAAAAATGACACCAGTCGACGCCAGCTGCGGGGCATTTCTCGTCGGCTGGACAAGGGGCCAGCAGAGAGGCGCCGGCCGAGAGCAGTTCCTTGCGGGCGCGGAGGATGGTTTCAAAGCCCTTGGGCGTACCCGCTTCCACAATGACTAGCAGCTGTGTGGCGGCCTGCCAGGCTGCAGCCAGCGGGAACTTGTCGCTCTCCCCAAGCGAATAGCTCAGAAGAACGACGTCGTGGGGCGCAAAGGTTGCCGGGGTGTCGAAGTTGCCGGTTTGCCAGGTGGCCTCGGGGAGAATCTGCTTGCCCAGTTCGACCATCGCGGGCAAGCGCTCGAGGGCAGTGATCCTGGCGAGGCCGGGCCAGATTTCAGAGAAGGCCAGGGCTCCTGCGCCACATCCGGCGCCAAGGTCCAGGAGAGAAGCCGGGGTCCATTGCGAATCGGGGAGGCGCGAGGCGAGAGTTTGGACAATGGCTTTAGCCACGGACAGATTGGCGGCTCGCGTGGCAGGAAAGCGTACGGAAAGGTATGCGGCAATCAGCGCTTCATCATCGAGACGAGCCGCGCGGGTGTTGCGGCCCTCCCGGTAGGCGTTGCTTAAGGTGTTTACCGCATCGCGGATTCGCTCGCTGCCGAGCTGAGTGACAAGGCGTTCGGCCTCGTGTTGCCAATCGAACATAGGACGAAGTTAGCAGGAACTAAACCGGGGGGACCGGTGTCCATACCAAGAGAGCGGTAAAATTGCTGTTAGGAGGCCCCGGGATGGCCGAGAACAGTTTGGGTTTTAATAACGAGAGCGGCGATGCGTCGGCGCAAGTGTTCAAGGACGCTCTTCTTGTGGAGCGGCTTCGTCAGGGTGAAGACGAGGCATTCGAAGAACTTCTGCGTGTGTATGAGGACCCGGTCTACGGTCTGGTGTTCCGCCTGCTGAACCAGCAGTCGGATGCGCCCGATGTCGTCCAGGAAGTATTTCTCAAGGTTTATCGCAATCTGAACCACTTTCAGGGCAAATCTACCCTGAAGACGTGGATCTATCGCATTGCGGTCAACGAAGCCTACAATCAACGGCGTTGGTTTGGCCGGCACAAGAAGAATGAGGTTGGCCTCGCGGCCGATGAGGAGCATAGCCGGGGACTGGCAGATGTTTTGCCAGACCGCTGCCGCTCTCCCTTCGACCTGGCGGCAGACCACGAGACCCGGGCGCTGATCGAAGAAGCGCTCACGAAGATCAATCCCGTCTTCCGGTCTGCGGTCGTGCTGCGCGATATCGAGGACTTGAGTTACGAGGAGATCGCGGAAGTACTGCAGATCTCACTCGGCACGGTGAAGTCTCGCATTCTTCGTGGGCGTGAAGCATTGCGGCACGAGTTGGAGGCAAGCCTCGAGCCGAGCCACGGCTTCGCATGGTCGGCGCAAACGGCAGCAGGGCAGTCTTAAGGGGCAATTGCATGAAACAGGAAAATCTACATCAGGAAGTGCGGGATTTGCTGCATACTCTCCCGCGCAGACGGCTTCCCGATGATTTGCGGATGCAGTTGAAGATTTCAGCGAGCAAAGAGGCTTCGCGCCGGAAGAAGTGGGCTTCGGCGCCGGCTTTTGTTGTTCGGATGAAAAATCACTTTGAACTTTGGAAGGCAAACATGATGCGGCCCTTCGCGGTGCCGTGCGCCGGTGGCTTGGCTGCGGCGCTGCTTGTCTTCACGATGTTTGTACAAACTTATCCAGTACGCGCAAATACATTAACCGGGGACCGTCCGACGGCGCTCTATACGGAACCTGCGGCCAAGACTTTGGCTCCTTTTGAACCTCCGACTGCCGATGCTGAAATTGAAGTTTCGATCGACGATCAGGGGCGGATTGCCGATTATCGTGTGGTGGCGGGAAATCCCGAAATGGATATTGAAGTGCGGTTGAGTGTGGAGCGCACGCTGCTCTTTACGCAATTTATTCCGGCAACCAGCTTTGGCCAGGCGGTGCCTTCGAAGCTGCGCATCAGTTTGCGCCGTGGCGCCTCCGCCATTACGGTCAAGGGCTAATTTGCCTCGTAAGTTCGGACAGCATTTTCTCAGAGACCAGGCCGTGCTGCAGCGGATTGCGGCGGCTGCGTGTCCGGAAACCGAGCCGCTCGTGATTGAAATCGGGCCGGGCCGGGGGGCTCTCACCCGTCCCTTGCTCAGCCGTTGCGAGAAGCTCATTGCGATTGAAGTGGATCCCGAGATGGTGCTTCATCTCGAACGCCAAATGGCAGGCGAGGAACGATTCTCGGTGCGCCATCAGGATGTCCTGAAGGTTGATCTGCGGGAATTCGCGCCTTGCGTGATCGCAGGCAACTTACCCTACTACATCAGTTCGCCGATTGCGTCGTTGGTGTTTGCAGCGGCTGGGGCCTGGAAGCGGGCGGTGTTTCTGGTGCAGAAAGAAGTCGCCATGAGGATGGCGGCCCAGCAGGGTTCGCGGGATTACGGCTATCTCAGCGTGATGACGCAGGTGCATGCAACAGCGACGATTCTGTTCACCGTGCCGCCGTCTGCCTTTTCGCCCCCGCCCAAAGTCGACTCGGCTGTGATCCTGCTGGAACCGAAGGTTGTGGATGCCGAGTATGCCCGGCGTTTTCTGCAGTTTGCCAGCCGGAGCTTTTTACACAAGCGCAAGATGTTGCGCAATAACCTGTCGGCGTTCTATGGCAAGGCGAATTTAGAAGCGCAGCCGGAGGCGACTTTGCGTGCGGAGCAATTGTCGATTGCACAGCTTGAGGCCCTGTTCGCGCGTCTTTCGTCGCTGGGCCCGATGTTATCCTGAGCGTTTGGCACCTCGAGTACGTTTCGCCCCGTCGCCGACGGGTTATCTTCATATCGGCAGCGCGCGAACCTTCATTTTCAACTGGCTTTACGCCCGTCGAAATCAAGGGACGATGATCCTGCGTATCGATGACACCGACGTTGAGCGCAATACAGAAGCTTCGCTGAATTCCATCTATGACGGCCTGAAATGGCTGGGTCTGGAATGGGATGAATTCTATCGCCAGAGTGAGCGTCTGGAACTGCACCAGAAGCTGGCCTGGGACATCTTTGCCGCCGGACATGCGTATCGCGACTTTACGCCGGCGCATCAGGGCGATGAGGATAAAGGCGCTGGGGCCGGTCCGTGGCTGTTCAATGCAGAAGCGCGGGCGATGAGTGCTGAGGAATCGCAGCGCCGCGCCGATGCCGGAGAGCCGTTTGTGCTGCGCTTTAAAGTGCCCCGGGATGTGGCTCGCTACATCAAGTTTCCGGACGCCGTCTATGCCACCCAATCGAAGAGCGTGAACGATATTGAAGACTTTGCGCTGCTCCGCTCGAATGGGATGCCAACCTACCACATGGCCTCCTGCGCCGACGATATCGACATCCGGATCTCACACGTCATTCGGGGCCAGGATCATCTCTCGAATACCTTCAAACACATTCTGATTTTTGAAGCGCTCGGTGCACCGGTGCCGATTTTTGCGCATCTGCCCTTGCTGGTGGCGCCCGATGGGGCGAAGCTATCCAAGCGCAAGCATGGTCCAGTCGTCAGCGTGATGACCTACGAGGCCGCTGGATTTTTGCCGCAGGCTTATATCAATTTCCTGTGCCTGCTGGGCTGGAGCCCGAAGGACAATCGCGAACAGATGTCGCGGCAGGAACTGGTGGATGTCTTCTCGTTTGAAGGCGTCAACCGTTCGAACGCAGTGGTGAACTTTACCGAGGCCGATCCGATCGATCCGAAGGCGCATTGGCTGAATTCGCAGCATCTGCGTAGCATGCCGATTGCCGAGCTGACCCCGATGGTGAAGGAGCGTGTGCTGCGCTCCGGCCTGCCGATTCCGTATCGCGATGAGGAATTCCCGACGGTGGTGGATATTCTGCGCACGCGTCTGGCGACGCTGAACGATTTTGCGACACTGGCAAAGGCCTACTTCACCGACGACTACGAGATGAACCCGACGGCTCTTGAGCGCCTGGATGCGCCTGGAGCCCGCGAGGCGCTGCGGGAACTTGGCGCCCGGCTCGAGCAGAGCGACGACTTCAGCGAAGCCTTCATCGAGGCGGAGTTGCGGAAGCTCGCTGAGGAGCGAGGGTTGAAAGCGGGGGTGCTGATCAACGGCTCCCGTGCGGCAATCACCGGACAGCCGGTGGGACCGAGCGCTTTTGCTGTGTTTACGGCAATGGGAAGAACGCGGTCCATCGAGAGGTTGAAGCGCGTATGAAGGTGATTGGACTCGGTGGATTGCTTGACGATGCAGCCTGTGCCCTGGCTGTTGCCGGCAAGATTGTTGCTGCCGTCGAACAGAAGAAAGTGGCACGCCGGCATGTGGCCTGGAGTTTGCCGCTCGAGGCGATTGACGCAACGTTGAGCCTGGCACGGGTGGATGCCTCCGATGTGGATGTGGTGGCCATTGCACGGCCTCTCAGCGCCACGCCGGATAGCTTGTTGAGCCTGCGGGTGAAGCAGATCTTCCCCAAGGCCCGGCTGCTGGTGGTAGATCATCATACGGCTCATGCGGCGAGTGCTTATTTCGCCTCCGGCTTTGACGAGGCCTCTGTGTTGTGTCTTGATCGTGCGGGGGATCTGCGTTGTTCTTCCCGTTGGAAGGCGCGCGGTGACCGCTTCGAACTGGAACAGGAATCCTACTTTCCCGATTCGCTGGGCGATCTTTATGGGCGGGTGACGGAGTTTCTTGGTTTTACCGCTCGCGCCGATGAACACAAGGTGCAGTGGATGTCGGCTGGTGGCGATACGCGTTTTGTTGCGCTGTTCGAGGAGATTCTCGGGTTTCGGGCCACGGGTTGGCCTGCGCTGGAGCGGAGCTTTTTCGATCGGGACCGGCTTGGTTCCGGTGGGTTTAGCGCGCGTTTCTATCAGGCTCTCGGTTTGGCGGACGGAGAATCGCCTTTGCCCAAGCTGCAGCCTCATCTCGCGGCCGGCTTACAGCGTGCGATTGAGAATTGCGCTTTGTCGATGGCGGGGCGGGGTGGCAATCTGTGTCTGGCCGGTGGCGTTGCCTTCAATACTTTGCTGGTGCGTTCCCTCGAAGCGTCCGGACAATTTCAGAATGTCTATGTGCAGCCGGCCGCCGGCAATGCGGGTACGGCGATTGGTGCGGCCTATCTGGGCAGCGAGGGGAAACGGCAGCCGATGTCGAGTCTCGCACTCGGCCCTTCTTTCCAAGCCGAAGAGACGAAGCAGATTCTTGAGAACTGCAAGCTGAGTCCGAAGTTTCTGCTGACCACCGATGAGCTGATCCAATCGGTTCTCTCGGAGTTGAAAGAGCAGCGGATTGTGGCCTGGTTCCAGGACCGGATGGAGTTTGGTCCCCGGGCGCTGGGCAATCGCAGTATTCTTGCCTCTCCTCTGGACCCCTATGCGACCGAGAACCTGAACAGTTTCATCAAGCATCGGGAGGCGTTCCGGAAGTTTGCCGCCTCTGTGCCTGCTGAAGATGCGGCGCAATACTTTGAGTTTGGGCCGAACGCGAAGAATCTGGCGAGCATTGCAACAGTGCGTCCGGAGTATCGCGAGCGCTTTGCTCCTGCGCTTCTGGGCGCTGACAGCATTCGTCTGCATGTGGTGGAGGCTGATGAGAATCCGCTGTTCCATCGTCTGCTGAAGGCTGCCGGAGCGGCCACCGGCTTACCTGTGCTGTACAACACCAGCTTTAACCTCTTTGGCGACGCACTGGTGTGCAACCCGCGCGACGCCGTGAGGAGCTTCTATTCAAGTGGCATTGACGTGCTCTACGTCGGCCACTTCCTACTTCGCAAGTAGCGCTTCCACTGCGCCTGCCGCGATGGGGTGGTACGAGGCCTTGTTCCGCGCGAAGAGTGCCTTGGCCCGGGTTTTGCCTGCAGGGGTTTTCGCCATCTCCTCGTAGAGAGGCTTGATGAACTTCTGCCGGCCGACGGACTTCAGGAACTCTTCCACCGCAGGCTGTGCCGGCGTGTAGTTGTGCCGGATGGCCAGAATCAGCCAGGCGTCGAGGATCTCATTGTTGGTCGAGGCGGTGAGTTTGAAGCTCTTGTCGAGCGCTGCCATTTTCTCCGCGGTGAGTGTGGACGGAAGACTGCGGAGAAAATGGAGCCACTGCTGCGGCCCCCAATCATCCACCCGCATGGTTTGGCCCTGCTGGAATCTTGCCACCTGGTCTTCCACTTCGGCAAGCAGGAACGAATCGATTTTGGGTGCGCTTGCCGGGAGGCCGGGCTCGTAGATCCATTCCTTGAGATTCAGCTTCAGCTCGGGCAGCTTCTGGGCGAGGAACTGCTCGAAATTCTCTGTCGTGATGCTTTGGAAGGCGAAGCTCTCGAAGTAGCTGCGCAGCATGGCATCGAATTTGTCGCGGCCGACGGCATCTTCGATGGCGCGCAGCAGCAGGGCTCCTTTGACGTAAGGGACGAGGGTGACGCCGTCTTCGGGAT is part of the Bryobacter aggregatus MPL3 genome and encodes:
- a CDS encoding di-heme-cytochrome C peroxidase, whose translation is MWKKLGWLLLAIGIVLAVFAYPQLKRLRVVAPAYQAPGEIVHLEQGWSPDQQQQFHHISQGTRLVPYAWFLALEQPCLSPFGCDLLATQSYLGRFGFLPSPKDSKYNPDGLPIGFARDVNFHDPDSGKNYTVVGLNCAACHTGELHYNTHAVRIEGGVAMIQPTEFQKALGIALLLTESYPGRYGRFERRVLGDHPSDTAKQELRTGFEAFLKRAKAELSAVTRGNVYPHDAGFGRTDALTRIGNQVFAMDMQNEKNFAQGNSPVRFPQVWDASWFTWVQYNSSIADPLVRNIGEALGVRAVAKLYGPTATSFDSSIDMPGLKALEDLLSGPAPLTGLKSPQWPAIFPPLDPAKVTRGEALYREHCQGCHLPPRQELERDLREPKPQYWVVNPAGKRFLNLRDIPLPVIGTDPQQATLFMNRTADTGALNKGIVSAGAGLELVTKGIRDQYFAKMNFSPEQRAEWSGYRSDNTPAVRAQLIYKARPLNGIWACAPYLHNGSVPNLYSLLTGRQQRGKPEFWLGNKNYDPIKVGYETGEFPGGYKFEYTHPGNSNEGHWFEDGPRGNGVVGPNLPESDRWALIEYLKSI
- the garD gene encoding galactarate dehydratase, whose amino-acid sequence is MTPRFVKVHPRDNVAVIVNPEGLAAGARFADGFVLREAIPQAHKVSLLDLAQGQPILRYGQIIGHLKRDLPAGSWVREDIVDMPAAPDLDSLPLATEVPAPLAPLEGYTFAGYRNADGSAGTRNILGITTTVQCVAPTVDYAIQRIRAELLPRFPNVDDAVAITHNYGCGVAIEAPGARIPIATLGHISRHANMAGAPLVVSLGCEKLQPIRLLPTYDVQPNLIRLQDQQGFGASVSTLMEAAERRLAELNRRQRTTLPASDLIVGLQCGGSDAFSGVTCNPAVGYAADLLVRAGATVLFSEVTEVRDAIHLLTPRCATPAVARELIEEMRWYDEYLARGGADRSANTTPGNKRGGLVNIVEKSLGSIAKSGSGAIHAVASHGQKVTAKGLVFAATPASDFICGTQQLASMNLHVFTTGEGTPYGLALVPVLKVSSRTALAERWPDLIDFDAGPIASGEATIESAGWSLFHLILEMASGRKKSWAEHWGLQNALAPFTPGPVT
- a CDS encoding Gfo/Idh/MocA family protein: MSITRRSILSSSTMVFALQGAAPAASIKDTVNVGFIGSGIRGKQLIDEFKAVPGMRGVAVADLYDGCLVRAQEQFENKLVTSKDYRTVLDNKDVDAVVIATPDHWHERITLDALSAGKHVYVEKPMTWSISEGPRIIEAVKRSGKVLQVGSQAKTSTLTAKAKELIAGGAIGKVNMIRMGNHRNNAEGAWEYPIPPDASEKTIDWPKYLGRVSKRPFDAKQFFRWRCWWEFGSGVAGDLFVHQLTQMHEYMGVRAPKSAVSQGGIFRWNDGRTVPDIMNSLLEYPEGFLVDVYVTQANSFQPRGILVMGDKGTLQLENSRITLTQDSKPTEAQFYGSANFPKKLRDEYLAQFANETRPERVAPQEIAVERGPSHNSFFIDSIVNSKPSRENAEEGHHAAAAAHLCNIAFRKGTRVTYDPVASRVRS
- a CDS encoding glycosyltransferase family 2 protein; its protein translation is MEASLIIPTYNRPNRLARCLASLVQQDFTSFEVIIVDDEGETPLEEVVAPFRSQFHLTLLRVPHGGPAKARNAGARQAVSKVLLFTDDDCEADPSWIRLLVTKVHEAPGVMAGGKVLNRLSNNPYSAAAQSIVDIVYAHYNSVPGKARFFASNNIAMAAETFHRMNGFDETYPLAAAEDRDLCERWYSAGLPLLYVPEAIIHHSHPMTLRRFCRVHFNYGRGAAMFHRRNDHRDIGMHTSAWEWLSAPFREMPFLSAVHRMLLLGAWQLSNLAGFLYERTREATGS
- a CDS encoding small ribosomal subunit Rsm22 family protein encodes the protein MFDWQHEAERLVTQLGSERIRDAVNTLSNAYREGRNTRAARLDDEALIAAYLSVRFPATRAANLSVAKAIVQTLASRLPDSQWTPASLLDLGAGCGAGALAFSEIWPGLARITALERLPAMVELGKQILPEATWQTGNFDTPATFAPHDVVLLSYSLGESDKFPLAAAWQAATQLLVIVEAGTPKGFETILRARKELLSAGASLLAPCPADEKCPAAGVDWCHFSARLNRSALHRRLKGGTLGYEDEKFSYLAAWRGALPVGAPRIIRHPVTHPGRIDLELCEAPARGVLTVTKRYPKLFKIARKLDWGDGYILEKNSGGS
- a CDS encoding sigma-70 family RNA polymerase sigma factor, giving the protein MAENSLGFNNESGDASAQVFKDALLVERLRQGEDEAFEELLRVYEDPVYGLVFRLLNQQSDAPDVVQEVFLKVYRNLNHFQGKSTLKTWIYRIAVNEAYNQRRWFGRHKKNEVGLAADEEHSRGLADVLPDRCRSPFDLAADHETRALIEEALTKINPVFRSAVVLRDIEDLSYEEIAEVLQISLGTVKSRILRGREALRHELEASLEPSHGFAWSAQTAAGQS
- a CDS encoding energy transducer TonB, with the translated sequence MKQENLHQEVRDLLHTLPRRRLPDDLRMQLKISASKEASRRKKWASAPAFVVRMKNHFELWKANMMRPFAVPCAGGLAAALLVFTMFVQTYPVRANTLTGDRPTALYTEPAAKTLAPFEPPTADAEIEVSIDDQGRIADYRVVAGNPEMDIEVRLSVERTLLFTQFIPATSFGQAVPSKLRISLRRGASAITVKG
- the rsmA gene encoding 16S rRNA (adenine(1518)-N(6)/adenine(1519)-N(6))-dimethyltransferase RsmA, with the translated sequence MPRKFGQHFLRDQAVLQRIAAAACPETEPLVIEIGPGRGALTRPLLSRCEKLIAIEVDPEMVLHLERQMAGEERFSVRHQDVLKVDLREFAPCVIAGNLPYYISSPIASLVFAAAGAWKRAVFLVQKEVAMRMAAQQGSRDYGYLSVMTQVHATATILFTVPPSAFSPPPKVDSAVILLEPKVVDAEYARRFLQFASRSFLHKRKMLRNNLSAFYGKANLEAQPEATLRAEQLSIAQLEALFARLSSLGPMLS
- the gltX gene encoding glutamate--tRNA ligase; this translates as MAPRVRFAPSPTGYLHIGSARTFIFNWLYARRNQGTMILRIDDTDVERNTEASLNSIYDGLKWLGLEWDEFYRQSERLELHQKLAWDIFAAGHAYRDFTPAHQGDEDKGAGAGPWLFNAEARAMSAEESQRRADAGEPFVLRFKVPRDVARYIKFPDAVYATQSKSVNDIEDFALLRSNGMPTYHMASCADDIDIRISHVIRGQDHLSNTFKHILIFEALGAPVPIFAHLPLLVAPDGAKLSKRKHGPVVSVMTYEAAGFLPQAYINFLCLLGWSPKDNREQMSRQELVDVFSFEGVNRSNAVVNFTEADPIDPKAHWLNSQHLRSMPIAELTPMVKERVLRSGLPIPYRDEEFPTVVDILRTRLATLNDFATLAKAYFTDDYEMNPTALERLDAPGAREALRELGARLEQSDDFSEAFIEAELRKLAEERGLKAGVLINGSRAAITGQPVGPSAFAVFTAMGRTRSIERLKRV
- a CDS encoding carbamoyltransferase C-terminal domain-containing protein, which encodes MKVIGLGGLLDDAACALAVAGKIVAAVEQKKVARRHVAWSLPLEAIDATLSLARVDASDVDVVAIARPLSATPDSLLSLRVKQIFPKARLLVVDHHTAHAASAYFASGFDEASVLCLDRAGDLRCSSRWKARGDRFELEQESYFPDSLGDLYGRVTEFLGFTARADEHKVQWMSAGGDTRFVALFEEILGFRATGWPALERSFFDRDRLGSGGFSARFYQALGLADGESPLPKLQPHLAAGLQRAIENCALSMAGRGGNLCLAGGVAFNTLLVRSLEASGQFQNVYVQPAAGNAGTAIGAAYLGSEGKRQPMSSLALGPSFQAEETKQILENCKLSPKFLLTTDELIQSVLSELKEQRIVAWFQDRMEFGPRALGNRSILASPLDPYATENLNSFIKHREAFRKFAASVPAEDAAQYFEFGPNAKNLASIATVRPEYRERFAPALLGADSIRLHVVEADENPLFHRLLKAAGAATGLPVLYNTSFNLFGDALVCNPRDAVRSFYSSGIDVLYVGHFLLRK